A stretch of Chthonomonas sp. DNA encodes these proteins:
- a CDS encoding class II aldolase/adducin family protein, whose translation MPEQKLRELMCEVGQRMLGAHLVCATEGNLSARMPDGRLLCTPRGVSKGHLKPEDLVVVDLAGTPFGPGTPSSEILLHLEVYRQREDCMAVVHAHPPHATAFAVAGETIPDHLTPEASAVLGSVPLAPFGFPGTTAVPQSISRLIVDHKAILLSHHGAVTLGRDLLDAYYRMETLEATARLAWLTRALGGPSPLPADATERLRSEFGNGQL comes from the coding sequence ATGCCAGAGCAGAAGCTACGAGAGCTCATGTGTGAGGTCGGCCAGCGCATGCTGGGCGCACACCTGGTGTGCGCCACCGAAGGCAACCTCAGCGCGAGAATGCCTGACGGTCGACTGCTTTGCACCCCGCGTGGGGTCAGCAAAGGTCACCTAAAACCCGAAGACCTTGTCGTCGTGGACCTCGCGGGCACCCCCTTTGGGCCGGGGACACCCAGCAGTGAGATCCTCTTGCACCTGGAAGTCTATCGGCAACGCGAGGACTGTATGGCCGTGGTGCACGCCCACCCCCCACACGCCACCGCGTTCGCCGTTGCTGGCGAGACGATCCCCGATCATCTGACACCCGAGGCATCGGCAGTACTTGGAAGTGTCCCTCTCGCCCCTTTTGGATTTCCGGGTACCACCGCGGTCCCGCAGTCGATTTCTCGTCTGATTGTCGACCACAAGGCGATCCTGCTGAGCCATCACGGGGCGGTCACTCTCGGACGCGACCTCCTGGACGCCTACTACCGCATGGAGACGCTTGAGGCAACGGCGCGCTTGGCGTGGCTCACACGAGCTTTGGGCGGCCCGTCTCCGCTGCCCGCCGATGCGACCGAGCGGCTCCGCTCCGAGTTCGGCAACGGCCAGCTCTAG